In Terriglobia bacterium, the genomic stretch CCGTGGCTGATCGGGTGTTCATGCAGGAAAACTCGGTGTATTCGGTAATCTCGCCCGAGGGTTGTGCCTCCATCATGTGGCGCGACGCAGCCAAGAAAGAGGTTGCCGCGCAGGCGCTGCGCATCACCGCGCCGGACCTGCTGGAAATGAAAATCATTGACGACATTATTCCTGAGCCCCCTGGCGGTGCCCATCAGGACTACGATGGCGCGGCCGCCATGGTGGATGAAGTTCTGCAGCGGCATTTCAACGACCTGAGAAAGCTGCCGGTGCAGCAACTGGTGGACAGCCGCTATGACAAATTCCGCAAGATGGCCCAGTTCTTCACGGAATAACACGCCCTTGCCCGCAAACACCCAAAACATGGACACTGCCTCATCGGCCGCCAGCCTCATGGACAACGCCGCGGAGGTCATTGCCCAGCATATCGTTGTCCATGCGCCGTGCCGGGTGGACTTGGCCGGTGGAACCATGGACATATGGCCGTTGTACCTTTTTCATCCCGGAGCGGTGACAGTGAATTTTGCCGTGAGTGTGCTCACGCGATGCCGCATCCGCCGGCTGCCGGGGAAGCAGATCAAGATGGTGTCGCTGGACACCGGACGCCGCGAAGAGTTTGCCGGCCTGGACCAGGTCTACGCGTCGAAAAAGTTCAAGCATCCGCTGGCTGGCTATCTCACCCGGTTCTTTGCGCCGGAAGGAGGCTTTGAGCTGGAAACCAACTCAGAGTCGCCGGCGGGCGCGGGGATCTCCGGCTCGTCGGCGCTGATGATTGCCACCACGGCGGCGCTGGCGCGGCTGACCGGCAGGGAACTGGGCAAGGAAGAGATTCGGGTGATCGCGCAGAACGTTGAAGCGCAACTGATCAGGGTCCCCACCGGATGCCAGGACTATTATCCAGCGCTGTACGGCGGGGTGAGCGCCATCCATCTGCGGCCGGACGGCATTCGTCATGAAGCCGTGGCCGTGGACGCCGAAGAGCTCGACCGACGCTTTGTACTGGCTTATACCGGCGCGCCGCGCAAGTCAGGGATCAATAACTGGGAAGTCTTTAAGTCGCATATCAATGGCGACAGGAAGATTTTCAGCAACTTTGAACGCATTGGCGAAATCGCCCGGGCCATGCATGCGGCGGTGGCGGCAGCCGATTGGACCGCCGTCGCCCGCCTGCTGCGGGAAGAGTGGAAGCTGCGCAAGACCAACTCGCCCAGAATCACCACTCCGCTTATCGAAAAGCTGATCCAGGCAGCGACCAAGCAGGGTGCGTGGTCTTTCTCACCGAACCCGGCGCGAAGCAGCGGGTCGCCGATGCTATCCGCCAGCAGGGTGGAGAAGTTTTGCCGGCCACGGTGGCGCGACAGGGACTGACCGTAGATTGATTGACCCATAAGTGGTTTAGCCGTCGCGGCGGGTAACCCTGGGGGGCTGGAACACGTCTACTACGGTACAGCCCGCGATTGCCCTATCGGGTCATAATGTCAGTTGAAATGCGTCTAATTTGGATGGACAATAGGTTAAATACAGCTGGAAGGGTATCCTCCATGCTCCGCCGAGCCGTTTTCTTACTTGCCGTGGGTTTAGTAGTCCGCAGTATGGCTGCCGGGCAGGAACCTCAATCCGCCCCGCCTAAGGCACCCGCGCCCGACCCGAACGTGCTCATTCTGAAACCGCCGGAGCCTCCGCCCAACCAGCCGCAGTTCAAGGCCCAACTCACCGCGATGGAGTTGCGCGGACGCAAGGCCCTTTCATCAGGCACCAAGCTGCAGCTTATTCAGTTGATGGAAGCCGAGTTCGTCCACGTGCGCAAGTATTTTCCCCTTGGCGACAAGAGCATTGTGATCACCTCGGACGGCGAGGTGAAGCCCACCGATGCCAACCTCTTCCAGCGGATGCAGAGCGTGGGCGCGGCCGCCAAGCTGGGCGACAAAGTCCAGATCACCAACATCTTCTTCCGCGAGAAGACGGTCTACGTGGAGATCAATGGCGGTCCCAAGAAGAAATCCAAGTGGTATGACCATATCAGCCTGGGTATGGGCGGTCCGGGCGGGATGACGCCCACCACCGATCCCAATCAGGCCCAGCCCACGGGCGCCGCGTTCACCCTGGAATTCAAGAACTTTGTTCCCGAAATGACCGCTGAAGAACTGAAAGCGCTGCTCAGCCCGGTGATGGATTTTTCCATCAAGACCGCTGCCCAGGTCTATGTAGAGAGCCTGCCTCCGAAAGTCCAGGAGGCCGTCAAAGCCCACCAGGTTCTAGTCGGGATGAACAGGGAAATGGTGGTGATGGCCAAGGACCGCGCGCCGCAGAAGATCCGCGAGAAGGACGATAAAGGTAAAGATTACGAAGAATGGATTTACGGTATGCCGCCGCAGGATGTAATCTTCGTCCGCTTTGTCGGCGATGAAGTGGTCCAGGTCAAGACGGCCAAGATGGGCGGAGAAATCCTGGTCAAGACAGAAAAAGAAGTAGATGTCAAAGACGGCGTGACCACGCTGGCGGCGCTGAAGGCCAGCGACTCTCCGCAAGACAAAGCGAAAGAAGGTCCAGAGCCCAAGCAACTCTCCCACCGGCCCACTCTCAAGCGTGAGGGCGAAGGCGCCGATCCCGCAGTCCGGCAGGCCCCGCCCAGTAGCGCGCAGAGCACCCAGCCGTCGCATCCGGACGAACCGGAGTGGGGCACCACCAAACCCGTCCCGCCACAGCCTCCGGCGGACCCCAAGAAGCAACCGCAGTAGGTAGGGCTGACGCGGAGCCGCCGCGCGGTTTACACTGGATATGTGAAGATTGCTCTCGGGCAGATCAACCCCACCATCGGCGATTTCAGCGGCAATTCAAAAAAGATCGTGGAATTTGCGCGTCAGGCGTACGCCCGCGGAGCGTCCCTGGCGCTGTTCCCAGAACTTGCCGTCTGCGGCTATCCTCCGCGCGACCTCCTGGAGAAACCGGCCTTTGTGGCGCGCAGCCAGCAAACCCTCTGTGAGATCGCCAAAGCCGTCCCGGAGATCACCGTGGTGTGCGGCTTTGTCTCCCCCGCCAAGGTGGAAACCGGAAGACGGGTGATGAACTCTGCGGCGCTGCTTAGCGGCGGGCAAGTGCAGTTTGTGCAGTCGAAGCGGCTCCTGCCCACGTACGACGTTTTTGACGAAACGCGCTACTTTGATGCCGCGACAGCGCAAACCGTCTATCCCTTTGACGGCAAGCAACTGGCGCTCACCATTTGCGAAGACGCCTGGAATGACAAACACTTCTGGCATCGCCGGCTGTACAGCGTTGATCCTGTGGATGAACTGCTGAAAGCCGGGGCCAATATAGTCCTGAACATTTCGGCGTCGCCATTCCACATGGGCAAGCGCGAGTTGCGCCGCAAGATGCTGGAAACTATTGCCCGCAATGACAAAGTCCCGGTGGTGTTCGTGAACCAGGTGGGCGGCAATGACAGCCTGGTGTTTGACGGCTCCAGCCACGTGATTGCCCCGGACGGCCGTATTGTGGCCCAGGCCAAATCGTTTGAAGAAGACCTGATCGTCTTTGATACGGAAACCATGCAGGGCGACATGCACCCGCAGATTGAGGGCGACGAAGCCAGCGCGTACGCCGCCTTGGTGCTGGGCACGCGGGACTACGTGCGCAAATGCGGGTTCCGTAAGGTAGTCGTTGGGCTGAGCGGAGGCATTGACTCCGCGCTTACCGCGGCCATTGCCGTGGACGCCGTGGGCGCCGAAAACGTCTCCGGTATCGGCATGCCCAGCCAGTATTCGTCCGAGGGCAGCGTGCGCGACGCGCGCGAACTGGCTGCCAATTTGAAGATCCGCTTTGAGCTGGTGCCCATCGGCGGCGTGTTTGATGCGTATCGCAAAGCCCTGGCGCCGGTTTTTGCCGGCATGCCGGAGGACGTGGCCGAAGAAAACATTCAGGCGCGCATCCGCGGCAATATTGTCATGGCTTTTTCCAACAAGTTTGGCGCGCTGGTGCTTACCACCGGCAACAAGAGCGAACTGGGAGTGGGCTACTGCACGCTGTACGGGGACATGGTCGGCGGCCTGGCTGTAATTTCTGACGTGCCCAAGACCATGGTCTATCGCCTCAGCCATTATGTGAACTCGCTCCGGCCGGTGATCCCGCAATCCACTCTGGACAAGCCGCCGTCGGCGGAGCTGCGTCCCGGCCAGCTGGACAGCGATTCGCTGCCGCCGTATGAAATCCTGGACAACATTCTTGAGGACTACATTGAGGACTACCGCACCGCTGAACAGATCGCGCAGGAGCGCGGATACGACCTCAAGCTGGTGCGCGACGTGGTGCGGATGATCGAGCGCAGCGAATACAAACGCCAGCAGGCCGCTCCCGGCATCAAGATCACTCCTAAGGCTTTTGGATTTGGACGCAGGTTCCCCATCGCACAGAAATCGGAGATCTGACAGATGAGACATCCACTGTGGTGCGCTGTCGTTTTCATTATCATGGCGTTGCCGTTGCTGGCCGCCGGCCAGCAAGCGAGTGCGCCCAAGCAGCCGGCCTCGTCGGCGAAGAAGACCAGTCACGCCACTTCGGCGAAAAGACAAGCGGCAAGATCGGCCAAGAGCGCCGAACCCAAATTGCTGACGAAGGCGGAAGTGGACGCAGTCTTCCAGCGCATGTACGGGTACGATCCTTCCATCCAGTGGAAGGTAGCGTTGATCCGGAAATCCGCCGTCCCCGGAATGACGGAAGTGTTCTTGAAGTTGAAAGACGACTTCCAGCACCTCTACATCACCGCGGACGGCCGCTACGCGATCAATGGCGACATGATGCCCTTTGGTCCCGACCCCTTTGCCGAATTCAGACGCAAACTGCAGGCCGCCAACGGCATTGCGCGCGGACCGGCCAATCCCGCCGTAGTGATGGTGGAGTTCGGCGATCTGCAGTGTCCGAATTGCAAAGACGCCCAGCCGGCCATGGAGAAGCTTGCGGCTGATTTTCCGCAAATGAAGATCATCTTCCAGCAATATCCTCTTCCGGCCCATCTCTGGGCGATGAAAGCGGCGTTGTTTGTTGACTGCGCCGGGCGCGCGGACGCGAGCGCTGCGTGGAAATACATTGCCGCCATCTATGAAAACCAGGGCGGCATCGCGCTGGCCACGGCTGACGAGAAACTCAAAGAGCTGGCCACCGCGTCCGGGCTGGATGCGGCCAAGATTTCCTCCTGCGCGGCGTCGCCCGCCACGGAAGCTCGGGTGAAGGAGTCCATCGCTCTGGGCGATTCCATAGGACTGCCGGGAACGCCCTCCATCTATGTGAATGGGCGCCTGCTCGATGGCGTTGTGGGCATTCCTTATGAGCAGGTGAAAGCAGTCGTTCAGTATGAGATTGACCATGCGGGGAAGTGAACCTCCACAGAAACGGAAACGGGGAATGAAGACCAAACTTAGTTCAGTCGCACTACTTCTTGTGATGGCCATAGCAGTCCTGGGTCAATCGGTCATGCTGGCGCAAGCGCCGGCAGCAAAACCTGCTGGCGCCCAAACGTCCGGCGCCCAAGCGGCCAGCGCCAAGCCAGCGGCCGAGAAACCTGCAGCTAAGCCCGCCGCGCACCCAGCCCAGTCCTCGGCGCCGCCTCCCGTGCTGTTGCCGCGCAAAGAGCAAATAGATGCGGCGATGCAGCGCACGCTGGGCTACGATCCCAACCTCACATGGACCATCGTGGATATTCGTCCTTCCACGCTTCCTGGGCTGGTGGACGTGTTGCTTTCCATCAACAAGCAGGCGATCCAGCATATTTACCTTGCTCCGGGCAGCCAGGAGGCGATTATCGGCGAGCGCATTCCGTTCGGCACGGACCCTTTTGCGACGACGCGGGCAAAGCTGAAAGCCTCTGACGGTCCCACCATGGGAGCGAAAACGCCGGTGATGGAGATTGTGGAGTTCAGTGACCTGGAATGCCCGCACTGCAAAACTGCCGCGCCGATTGTGGAGAAGCTGGCCGCGGATTTCCCGCAGGTCCGCGTCACTTTCCAGCAGTTTCCGCTGCCCGCGTCGCTGCATCCCTGGGCGATGAAGGCCGCTTTGTATGCCGACTGCGCCGGCAATGCCAACCCGGCTGCCTTTTGGAAATACATTGACGCCATCTTTGAAAACCAAGGCGGAATCGCGCTGGCCACCGCCGACGAAAAACTCAAGGAGCTGGCCACCGCCGCCGGCCTGGACGCCGGCAAACTGGCGACGTGCGCCGAATCCAAGGAAGCCCAAGCGCGGGTGCAGAAGTCGCTGGACTTGGGAACGTCGCTGGAGGTGACGTCCACGCCCACGGTGTTTATCAACGGACGCAGAGTGCAGGCCATCGGCAATATTCCTTACGACCAGCTGAAACTGCTGATGCAGTTTGAGATTGACCATGCAGGGAAGTAGGGCGGCTGGCGGAGTCTCGATAGCTTGAGTAGCTTTGGGGCGCACGCTAGACTAAAGGCTGACAATTGCAAGCCAGACTGGAGACCCGATTCCATGAGGCTATCTATCCGCCATCTTAGTTGCGTATTAGTTCTAAGTTCTACCTTGGCTTTCGCTGTGCAGACCGGCACTCCTGGTTTCCAGCCCAACGCCTTTCCCCTGGACTGTGGCACCACCATGGTCGGCGGGCTAGTGAGAAGCCGGACGCTGACCATCACCAATCCCGGCACGGCCACGCTCAACATTACCAGCGCCACGCTTTCGGGTTCCGAGTTCTTCTTCAGTCCGGTATCCATTCCTCTGCCCACAACGGTACCGCCAGGCGGTACCACGCAGCCGTTCATCATCCTCTTCAACCCGGCGGGTCCGGGCGCGCGCTCCGGGCAGATGGTGGTGCAGGACGATGCTCCGGGAAGCCCGCACACCATCGGGCTGGTTGGATTCGGGGTGACGGTTGCTCCCGGCGACTTTGCCATCCTGGCGCCGAACAACATTCCGATATCGCAAAGCCTTCCCGCCGGAGGCACCGCCAAGTTTGATCTGGTGGCTACCGGAGGCCCCAACAACATCACGCTGGCGTGCAGCGGCGCGCCCAAAGGCGCGGTCTGCACGGTACAAGCTGGGGTAGGTCTGGCGGTTGCTTCCGTCAATGGCAGTGACTCCACAGAGCCGGTCCCTGTCACCGTTACCACCACGGGATTCACCGCAGGGCTGCGTGACCCGCACCCCGGCCTCTGGTGGACGCTCACGGCAGCCGTCGGCCTGGTCCTGATGGCAGGCCGTAAGCACGGAATCCGCATGGCCATGCTGACGTTCTGTACAGCCGCGATGCTGGCTGGAATCGCCACCTGCGGCAGCGGGAGCGGCAGTTCCGGAACAACACCCGCGGGAACCTACACACTTGTCCTGACGGCCACGGGCAACGGCGGAATCGTCCACCAGGTGCCGATGACGCTGAACGTGCGTCCACCGGGGACACCGTAAACCTGTTGATTCACCGCCTAACGCTGATTAACGCTGATCACGCTGATCGGAAAGCACGAACGATTCCCCGATCACGCGCGATGTCGCGCGATGTCGCGCGATTCCGGCGATCTCTTCTTAGTGGCTCAGCGTCCAGATGGCGTTGCGGCCTTTGTCGTGGAAAGGTTTGCGGATCACGTGCGGCGTGACCACGATCAGGATCTCGGTGTGGGTGCGTTCCCATTGGTTGGTGTTGAGCACGGTGCGCACGAGCGGCAACTGGCTGATGCCGGGATAGCCCTGGGTGGAGCGGGTCTCCTGGTCGGTCAGCAGGCCGGCGACCACGGACGGCTCGCCGTCGCGTGCGGTGATATTGCCTTTGTATGAGCGGGTGGTGAGTTCCGGAACGTTGTTCAGGCTCACCGTCCCCAGGCCCTGGATTTCAAAATCAATGTCCAGGCGAACGTTGCCGTCGGAGTGGTAGTGCGGCGTGGTCTTCAGCGTGAGCCCCAGGTCCGTGTACGTGAATGACGGCGTGGACGCCACCTGCACCTGGCCCTTTTGGCTGACGGCGATGGCATTGAACGAGCTGGTCAGGATAGGAAACTTGGTGCCGATACGGAAGGTTACAGCTTCGCCGTCCATGGCGCGCAGGGTGACGTGTTCCAGGTTGGTGGCGGTGGAATTGTTGTACACCGCCTTGGCGCTGACGCCGGGAAAGCTGAGGCCCGTGAGTCCAAACAGCCCCTTGCCGAAGAACACAAAGGGCGCCAGCAGCGGCGAGCCCTGCAGGTTGGCGAGCGAGCTGGGAGAGATCTTGCTGGGATCAATGGTCCCCGTGCTGGTGAGCTGGTCAATCACCGGCTGGGCGTCCGATCCTAGCACGCGCCGGATCTCAGAAGGAATGTTGAACACCTGGAAGCTGGTGGGCAGATTCATGCCGAACTGGCGCAGCTTGTCGGTATCGAACTCATATTCGGTCACGTCCAGCATGATTTCCGGTTTGGCGTCCATCAGGTTGTCGAGCAGGCTGGCGGCGGCTTCCACGTCTTCCCGCGGGCCGCGCAGGGTGATGGTGTCTTTGCTGGGCTGGAGGGACACGAATTTGATCTCAAAAACCGTGCGCAGCATGTTGACCAGGTCGGTGAGTTCGGTGGCGGAGACTCCGCCGCCCACGTAGAACGTGCGTACCACCAGGCGTTCGTAGTTCTTGCGCATGTCCAGGCTGTCAGTGGCCACCATCACTTCACGCGCGGCTACCGGCGCCCAGAAAGTTTTGGTCATGCGCCCGGTAATGGTCATGGCGGTGTAGAAATCAACGTTGTCCAGGTCCACGCGCAGGACGCGGGCGCTCATCTCGGGATCGAATGTCACGAAGACATCAAACGCCTTGCCGATTTGCGTGTAGACGGCGCGCGTGTCGCCCTGAATGTGGATGCTTCGTTTGGCCGGGTTCGGCAGGAGATTGATGTTTTCCACCGAAGCCAGCAGTTGCAGCACGTGGTCTTTCTCCGGGTTGACTGGCGGCATCACGTCACGCAAGCGCTGCTTCAGGTATTGGTTGTCCGGGTCCATGGAAATGGCCTGGCTGAAGACCGAGATGGCGGCTTCGGTATCGCCGGCTTCGGCCAGGCGGTTGCCGCGCTCCAGGTACTGGCCAACAATCTGCTGGCGCAACATCTCACGCATAGTCAGGTATTCGCCGTTGCTGGGGACCAACTCCGACGCGCGCGACGCAGCCAGCAACGCCTTGTCCAGATCGCCGGCCTTTTGCAACTCCTGGGCGCGCTTAAACTCCTGCTCGGCGGCCTTGCGGTCTTTCTTGGATCCGCCTGAGTTGTCCTTGGCCGCAGCCTGGCAGACCAGGCCGGCAAGGCACAGCAATAGCATCAGGATGGATGTCCGTAACCGCATAAGGGAAGTTTCATTCTACCTTCATATGGAACGATCTCTTGCGGGAATGTTGCAGGCGATTACTGAAGTTTGAGATTAGCAAGTTTAAGAAACAGAAGTGCTTTCCGACGAGTCAGACGATTGTCCGCCCCGCCTGTGAGCAGCGCGAAGGCTGTAAGTGGCTGTGAATGAAACGGTTATCGGCGACTTCTGAGACGGTGCGGAGCGCAGAAAAAAGTCAGAGCGGTAAGGCTCTGGCTCGCACTCGGACTTAGAGAGTAAAGAGAGAGGATGTCAGCGGACGATCTTCTTGTCCATCTTGTCCAGGGCGACCGGCTTTTCGCTGCGAACGGGA encodes the following:
- a CDS encoding NAD+ synthase; translated protein: MKIALGQINPTIGDFSGNSKKIVEFARQAYARGASLALFPELAVCGYPPRDLLEKPAFVARSQQTLCEIAKAVPEITVVCGFVSPAKVETGRRVMNSAALLSGGQVQFVQSKRLLPTYDVFDETRYFDAATAQTVYPFDGKQLALTICEDAWNDKHFWHRRLYSVDPVDELLKAGANIVLNISASPFHMGKRELRRKMLETIARNDKVPVVFVNQVGGNDSLVFDGSSHVIAPDGRIVAQAKSFEEDLIVFDTETMQGDMHPQIEGDEASAYAALVLGTRDYVRKCGFRKVVVGLSGGIDSALTAAIAVDAVGAENVSGIGMPSQYSSEGSVRDARELAANLKIRFELVPIGGVFDAYRKALAPVFAGMPEDVAEENIQARIRGNIVMAFSNKFGALVLTTGNKSELGVGYCTLYGDMVGGLAVISDVPKTMVYRLSHYVNSLRPVIPQSTLDKPPSAELRPGQLDSDSLPPYEILDNILEDYIEDYRTAEQIAQERGYDLKLVRDVVRMIERSEYKRQQAAPGIKITPKAFGFGRRFPIAQKSEI
- a CDS encoding thioredoxin domain-containing protein; the protein is MRHPLWCAVVFIIMALPLLAAGQQASAPKQPASSAKKTSHATSAKRQAARSAKSAEPKLLTKAEVDAVFQRMYGYDPSIQWKVALIRKSAVPGMTEVFLKLKDDFQHLYITADGRYAINGDMMPFGPDPFAEFRRKLQAANGIARGPANPAVVMVEFGDLQCPNCKDAQPAMEKLAADFPQMKIIFQQYPLPAHLWAMKAALFVDCAGRADASAAWKYIAAIYENQGGIALATADEKLKELATASGLDAAKISSCAASPATEARVKESIALGDSIGLPGTPSIYVNGRLLDGVVGIPYEQVKAVVQYEIDHAGK
- a CDS encoding DsbA family protein; this translates as MKTKLSSVALLLVMAIAVLGQSVMLAQAPAAKPAGAQTSGAQAASAKPAAEKPAAKPAAHPAQSSAPPPVLLPRKEQIDAAMQRTLGYDPNLTWTIVDIRPSTLPGLVDVLLSINKQAIQHIYLAPGSQEAIIGERIPFGTDPFATTRAKLKASDGPTMGAKTPVMEIVEFSDLECPHCKTAAPIVEKLAADFPQVRVTFQQFPLPASLHPWAMKAALYADCAGNANPAAFWKYIDAIFENQGGIALATADEKLKELATAAGLDAGKLATCAESKEAQARVQKSLDLGTSLEVTSTPTVFINGRRVQAIGNIPYDQLKLLMQFEIDHAGK
- a CDS encoding choice-of-anchor D domain-containing protein; this translates as MRLSIRHLSCVLVLSSTLAFAVQTGTPGFQPNAFPLDCGTTMVGGLVRSRTLTITNPGTATLNITSATLSGSEFFFSPVSIPLPTTVPPGGTTQPFIILFNPAGPGARSGQMVVQDDAPGSPHTIGLVGFGVTVAPGDFAILAPNNIPISQSLPAGGTAKFDLVATGGPNNITLACSGAPKGAVCTVQAGVGLAVASVNGSDSTEPVPVTVTTTGFTAGLRDPHPGLWWTLTAAVGLVLMAGRKHGIRMAMLTFCTAAMLAGIATCGSGSGSSGTTPAGTYTLVLTATGNGGIVHQVPMTLNVRPPGTP
- a CDS encoding GHMP kinase, whose amino-acid sequence is MDTASSAASLMDNAAEVIAQHIVVHAPCRVDLAGGTMDIWPLYLFHPGAVTVNFAVSVLTRCRIRRLPGKQIKMVSLDTGRREEFAGLDQVYASKKFKHPLAGYLTRFFAPEGGFELETNSESPAGAGISGSSALMIATTAALARLTGRELGKEEIRVIAQNVEAQLIRVPTGCQDYYPALYGGVSAIHLRPDGIRHEAVAVDAEELDRRFVLAYTGAPRKSGINNWEVFKSHINGDRKIFSNFERIGEIARAMHAAVAAADWTAVARLLREEWKLRKTNSPRITTPLIEKLIQAATKQGAWSFSPNPARSSGSPMLSASRVEKFCRPRWRDRD